The following coding sequences lie in one Sinorhizobium fredii USDA 257 genomic window:
- the trmD gene encoding tRNA (guanosine(37)-N1)-methyltransferase TrmD, with amino-acid sequence MSFRATVLTLYPEMFPGHLGVSLAGKALERGHWSIEAVQIRDFTEDKHRTVDDTPAGGGAGMVLKPDVLARAIDHVSIDDDRPRLLMSPRGRPLTQARIRGLAAGPGIVIVCGRFEGVDQRVIDTRNLEEVSIGDYILSGGEPAALVLLDAVVRILPGVMGNELSGLHESFEGGLLEHPHYTRPQVFEGHEIPAVLTSGNHGAVAKWREAEAQRLTAARRPDLLEQNTVQPVKK; translated from the coding sequence ATGTCCTTTCGCGCGACGGTCCTGACGCTATACCCGGAGATGTTCCCGGGCCATCTCGGCGTGTCGCTGGCCGGCAAGGCGCTGGAGCGCGGCCACTGGTCGATCGAGGCCGTGCAGATCCGCGATTTCACCGAGGACAAGCACCGTACCGTCGATGATACGCCGGCCGGCGGCGGTGCCGGCATGGTGTTGAAGCCGGATGTTTTGGCCCGCGCCATCGACCACGTCTCGATAGATGACGACCGGCCACGCCTGCTGATGAGCCCGCGCGGCCGGCCCCTGACACAGGCCCGCATTCGCGGGCTAGCCGCAGGCCCCGGGATCGTCATCGTCTGCGGGCGCTTCGAGGGCGTCGACCAGAGGGTCATCGACACGCGCAATCTCGAAGAGGTCTCGATCGGCGACTACATCCTTTCCGGCGGCGAGCCGGCGGCGCTGGTCCTGCTCGACGCGGTCGTCCGGATCCTGCCGGGCGTGATGGGCAATGAATTGTCCGGCCTGCATGAAAGCTTCGAGGGCGGGCTGCTCGAGCATCCGCACTATACCCGGCCGCAGGTCTTCGAAGGCCATGAGATCCCGGCAGTGCTGACCTCGGGTAACCACGGTGCCGTTGCCAAGTGGCGCGAGGCCGAAGCGCAGCGGCTGACGGCGGCGCGCCGTCCCGACCTGCTGGAGCAGAATACGGTTCAGCCGGTGAAGAAATAA
- a CDS encoding sulfite exporter TauE/SafE family protein, with product MTIFQALLLFVAGFLSGAVNAIAGGGTFLTFGAMTLGGLPPIVANATSSLVQFPGYITSALAYAKEIRADRRNAIVLGAISAIGGLAGALLLLSLSNPSFRAMVPWLLIAATGIFAAGPLLKSKARSEEHRIGPLGVTSQMVTSVYGGFFGAGMGIMMLAVLGLATGGSYHRLNALKNFISIVIALIAILVFSAGGVVSWLHAAIMVPGAALGGYCGVWAARRVPQAVIRAIVVAVGLLLAAYYFFTG from the coding sequence ATGACGATTTTCCAGGCGCTGTTGCTTTTTGTTGCGGGGTTCCTATCCGGGGCCGTCAATGCCATTGCCGGTGGCGGCACGTTTCTGACTTTCGGCGCCATGACGCTGGGGGGCCTGCCGCCGATCGTCGCCAACGCCACCTCCTCGCTCGTCCAGTTTCCCGGCTACATCACCTCGGCGCTCGCCTATGCCAAGGAAATCCGCGCCGATCGGCGGAACGCCATTGTCCTCGGCGCCATTTCGGCGATTGGCGGGCTTGCCGGCGCGCTGCTCCTGCTTTCGCTCTCCAACCCGTCGTTCCGGGCGATGGTGCCCTGGCTGCTGATCGCCGCGACGGGGATCTTTGCGGCCGGCCCTCTCCTGAAGTCGAAAGCCCGCAGCGAAGAGCACCGAATCGGGCCGCTCGGCGTGACGAGCCAGATGGTGACCTCCGTCTATGGCGGGTTCTTCGGAGCCGGCATGGGCATCATGATGCTTGCGGTGCTCGGGCTTGCCACTGGCGGCAGCTACCACCGGCTGAATGCGCTGAAGAACTTCATCTCAATCGTCATCGCGCTGATCGCCATCCTTGTCTTTTCGGCCGGCGGCGTCGTTTCCTGGCTGCATGCGGCGATCATGGTGCCGGGTGCGGCCCTTGGCGGCTATTGCGGCGTCTGGGCCGCCCGGCGCGTTCCGCAAGCCGTCATTCGCGCCATCGTCGTCGCCGTCGGCCTGCTGCTCGCCGCCTATTATTTCTTCACCGGCTGA
- a CDS encoding SixA phosphatase family protein, translating into MPDDASPPIRRLMLLRHAKSAWPEGVADHRRALAGRGRKAAPAIGAFMAQRGLIPDLALVSTARRAQETWELVAEALPHKIAARDAVGIYEVAATAIVDVIRKVEPSVEKLLLVGHNPGMAELALLLAGGGDAVALERLRKKFPTAGLAVMDFTIEQWSEIAPGTGRLVQFVTPRLLDDGS; encoded by the coding sequence ATGCCTGACGACGCCAGCCCTCCGATACGCCGCCTCATGCTGCTCCGCCACGCCAAATCCGCCTGGCCGGAGGGGGTTGCCGACCATCGCCGGGCGCTTGCCGGCCGCGGTCGAAAGGCGGCCCCGGCAATTGGCGCCTTCATGGCGCAGCGGGGCCTGATCCCGGACCTCGCCCTCGTTTCAACCGCCCGACGCGCGCAAGAGACCTGGGAACTCGTCGCCGAAGCTTTGCCGCACAAGATTGCCGCCCGTGACGCCGTCGGCATCTACGAGGTTGCCGCCACGGCCATAGTCGACGTGATCCGCAAGGTGGAGCCGTCCGTCGAAAAGCTGCTGCTCGTCGGGCACAATCCGGGCATGGCGGAACTCGCACTGCTCCTCGCCGGCGGCGGCGATGCGGTGGCGCTGGAGCGCCTCAGGAAGAAGTTTCCGACGGCCGGGCTCGCCGTCATGGATTTCACCATCGAGCAATGGTCGGAGATAGCGCCCGGCACGGGGCGGCTCGTCCAGTTCGTGACGCCGCGCCTGCTCGATGATGGATCATGA
- the ffh gene encoding signal recognition particle protein, with product MFESLQDRLGSILNGLTGRGALSEADVSAALREVRRALLEADVALDVVRSFTEKVREKAVGAEILKSIKPGQMVVKIVHDELIGMLGSEGVTIDLNAPAPVVVMMVGLQGSGKTTTTGKIAKRLTMRDKKKVLMASLDTRRPAAQEQLRQLGVQTGVDTLPIIAGQSPTDIAARAVQAAKLGGHDVVILDTAGRTHIDEPLMIEMAEIKRKSNPHEILLVADALTGQDAVNLARNFDDRVGITGLVLTRMDGDGRGGAALSMRAVTGKPIKLIGVGEKMDELEEFHPRRVADRILGMGDIVSLVEKAAENIDAEKAAAMAAKMAKGKFDLDDLADQLRQMQKMGGMGGIMGLMPGMTGMKDKMAAAGLDDRLFKRQLAIISSMTRAERANPDMLKHSRKKRIASGSGTDAADINKLLKMHRQMADMMKMMGGKGKGGGMMKQMMGGLANKMGLGGLGGGMPDLSKLDPKQLEALQKQAEAAGLGKPGGLPGLGGGGLPGGGLPGLGGGLPGLPGLPKKK from the coding sequence ATGTTCGAGAGCCTCCAGGACCGTCTTGGTTCCATATTGAATGGACTGACCGGCCGCGGCGCCCTGTCGGAAGCTGACGTTTCCGCGGCGCTCCGGGAGGTTCGCCGTGCGCTGCTCGAAGCCGACGTCGCGCTCGATGTGGTGCGCTCCTTCACCGAAAAGGTTCGCGAGAAGGCGGTCGGCGCCGAGATCCTGAAATCGATCAAGCCCGGCCAGATGGTCGTCAAGATCGTCCATGACGAGCTTATCGGCATGCTCGGTTCCGAGGGCGTGACGATCGATCTCAATGCCCCGGCTCCCGTCGTCGTAATGATGGTCGGCCTGCAGGGTTCGGGCAAGACGACGACGACCGGCAAGATCGCCAAGCGGCTGACGATGCGGGACAAGAAGAAGGTCCTGATGGCCTCGCTCGACACGCGTCGCCCGGCCGCGCAGGAGCAGTTGCGGCAGTTGGGCGTCCAGACGGGCGTCGACACGCTGCCGATCATCGCCGGCCAGTCGCCGACCGATATCGCCGCCCGCGCCGTGCAGGCCGCCAAGCTCGGCGGCCATGACGTCGTCATCCTCGACACCGCCGGCCGCACCCATATCGACGAGCCGCTGATGATCGAGATGGCGGAGATCAAGCGGAAGTCCAATCCGCACGAGATCCTGCTCGTCGCCGACGCGCTGACCGGCCAGGACGCCGTCAATCTCGCCCGCAACTTCGACGACCGCGTCGGCATTACCGGCTTGGTGCTGACCCGCATGGACGGCGACGGCCGCGGCGGTGCGGCGCTGTCGATGCGTGCCGTCACCGGCAAGCCGATCAAGCTGATCGGCGTCGGCGAGAAGATGGACGAGCTCGAAGAGTTCCATCCGCGCCGCGTTGCCGACCGGATCCTCGGCATGGGCGACATCGTCTCGCTGGTCGAGAAGGCGGCGGAGAACATCGATGCCGAGAAGGCGGCCGCCATGGCCGCCAAGATGGCCAAGGGCAAGTTCGACCTCGACGACCTGGCCGATCAATTGCGGCAGATGCAGAAGATGGGCGGCATGGGCGGCATCATGGGGCTGATGCCCGGCATGACCGGAATGAAGGACAAGATGGCCGCCGCCGGCCTCGACGACAGGCTTTTCAAGCGCCAGCTCGCCATCATCTCCTCGATGACCAGGGCCGAACGCGCCAACCCGGACATGCTCAAGCATTCGCGCAAGAAGCGCATCGCCAGCGGCTCCGGCACCGATGCCGCCGACATCAACAAGCTTCTGAAGATGCACCGCCAGATGGCGGACATGATGAAGATGATGGGCGGCAAGGGCAAAGGCGGCGGCATGATGAAGCAGATGATGGGCGGCCTTGCCAACAAGATGGGCCTTGGCGGATTGGGCGGCGGCATGCCGGATCTTTCGAAGCTGGACCCGAAACAGCTCGAGGCGCTGCAGAAGCAGGCCGAGGCTGCTGGTCTCGGCAAGCCCGGCGGCCTTCCGGGCCTCGGCGGTGGCGGTTTGCCCGGCGGCGGTCTGCCCGGCCTCGGCGGCGGCCTCCCAGGCCTTCCCGGCCTCCCGAAGAAGAAGTGA
- a CDS encoding basic amino acid ABC transporter substrate-binding protein, producing the protein MTIRRHVLAGIAAALAVPFVFSAPAVASDLPDLGGKTVVVVTENAYPPLQFIDPKSGQAVGWEYDAMNEIAKRLNFTIEYQNTSWDAMIQSVSDGQYQIGMTGITIKDDRKEKVDFSDPYMRSQQFMLVRGDETRFKDAKSFAAVEDALIGAQPGTSPFYTAVYEILDGNEQNPRIKLFETFGATVQALKAGDVDLVLTDSVAAKGYVDSSAGALKVVGEPLGTEDFGFIFPKGSDLVQPVNAAIKALKEDGTFDALNKKWFLDYKMGG; encoded by the coding sequence ATGACAATCCGTCGCCACGTGCTTGCGGGCATCGCCGCTGCGCTCGCCGTTCCCTTCGTGTTTTCCGCGCCCGCAGTCGCGAGCGACCTGCCGGATCTCGGCGGCAAGACGGTCGTCGTCGTCACCGAGAACGCCTACCCGCCGCTACAGTTCATCGATCCGAAGTCCGGCCAGGCGGTCGGTTGGGAATATGACGCGATGAACGAGATCGCCAAGCGGTTGAACTTCACGATCGAATATCAGAACACCAGCTGGGACGCGATGATCCAGTCGGTTTCCGACGGCCAATACCAGATCGGCATGACCGGCATCACCATCAAGGACGACCGCAAGGAGAAGGTCGATTTCTCCGATCCTTATATGCGTTCGCAGCAGTTCATGCTGGTGCGCGGCGACGAAACGCGCTTCAAGGATGCCAAGAGCTTTGCTGCCGTCGAGGACGCGCTGATCGGCGCCCAGCCCGGCACTTCGCCCTTCTACACGGCCGTCTATGAGATCCTCGACGGCAACGAGCAGAACCCGCGCATCAAGCTGTTCGAAACCTTCGGTGCCACGGTGCAGGCGCTGAAAGCCGGCGACGTCGACCTGGTGCTGACCGACAGCGTCGCCGCCAAGGGCTATGTCGATTCGTCAGCAGGCGCGCTCAAGGTGGTCGGCGAGCCGCTCGGCACCGAGGATTTCGGCTTCATCTTCCCGAAGGGATCCGATCTCGTCCAACCGGTCAACGCCGCCATCAAGGCGCTCAAGGAGGACGGCACCTTCGACGCGCTCAACAAGAAATGGTTCCTCGACTACAAGATGGGCGGCTGA
- the rplS gene encoding 50S ribosomal protein L19 yields the protein MNIIQQLEAEQAAKIAAKRTLPDFSAGDTVRVNVRVVEGSRTRVQAYEGVCIARSGGGLNESFTVRKISYGEGVERVFPVYSPLVESVEVVRRGKVRRAKLYYLRDRRGKSARIVENTGTRARKLNEAERQAVAEEKARIEAEKVAAAQALAAEKAAAEAAEAKAAEEAKAAEAAAE from the coding sequence ATGAACATCATCCAGCAGCTGGAAGCCGAACAGGCGGCCAAGATCGCCGCCAAGCGCACCCTTCCCGATTTCTCCGCCGGCGACACCGTCCGCGTCAACGTCCGCGTCGTCGAAGGCAGCCGTACCCGCGTCCAGGCCTATGAAGGCGTCTGCATCGCCCGCTCCGGCGGAGGCCTCAACGAGAGCTTCACCGTCCGCAAGATCTCCTACGGCGAAGGCGTCGAGCGCGTATTCCCGGTTTACTCGCCGCTCGTCGAGAGCGTCGAAGTGGTTCGCCGCGGTAAGGTCCGTCGCGCCAAGCTCTACTACCTGCGCGATCGTCGTGGCAAATCGGCGCGTATCGTCGAGAACACCGGCACGCGCGCCCGCAAGCTGAATGAAGCCGAGCGTCAGGCCGTTGCCGAAGAGAAGGCACGCATCGAGGCTGAGAAGGTTGCAGCCGCCCAGGCGCTCGCCGCCGAGAAGGCAGCCGCCGAAGCTGCTGAAGCGAAGGCAGCCGAAGAGGCAAAGGCAGCCGAAGCGGCAGCCGAATAA
- a CDS encoding amino acid ABC transporter permease codes for MAPVQSSDTSEKGDYPWWLVALLLIAVALAAVIVSNDIFTQVFTVVLKGIGVTVFVTLTGFALATVLGLAVALMALSEHVALRQVARFYTEVIRGVPILVLLFYIAFVGAPALVVTVNFLTSPIISAGFMEPLVVRDISLMWRAIIALMIGYSAFIAEVFRAGIQSVDKGQVEAAKALGLSRYQRFRLVVFPQAIRVILPPLGNDFVAMVKDSSLVSVLGVADITQMGKVYASGSFRFFETYSIVAYVYLILTIGLSLALRAFERRLRRAEAR; via the coding sequence ATGGCGCCGGTCCAATCATCCGACACTTCCGAGAAGGGCGACTATCCCTGGTGGCTGGTCGCCCTTCTCCTGATCGCCGTGGCGCTTGCCGCGGTGATCGTCTCGAACGACATCTTCACCCAGGTTTTCACCGTCGTGCTGAAGGGCATCGGCGTCACCGTCTTCGTGACGCTGACAGGCTTTGCGCTGGCGACCGTGCTCGGCCTTGCCGTGGCTTTGATGGCCCTTTCCGAGCACGTGGCGCTGCGACAGGTGGCGCGCTTCTATACGGAAGTCATCCGCGGCGTGCCGATCCTCGTGCTGCTCTTCTATATCGCCTTCGTCGGGGCGCCGGCCCTGGTGGTGACCGTGAATTTCCTGACATCGCCCATCATTTCGGCGGGCTTCATGGAGCCGCTCGTCGTTCGCGACATCTCGTTGATGTGGCGGGCGATCATCGCGCTGATGATCGGCTACTCCGCCTTCATCGCCGAGGTCTTCCGCGCCGGCATCCAGTCGGTCGACAAGGGTCAGGTGGAGGCCGCCAAGGCGCTCGGGCTCTCGCGTTACCAGCGCTTCCGCCTCGTCGTCTTTCCGCAGGCGATCCGCGTCATCCTGCCGCCGCTCGGCAACGACTTCGTCGCGATGGTCAAGGATTCCTCGCTCGTCTCGGTGCTCGGCGTCGCCGACATCACCCAGATGGGCAAGGTCTATGCCTCGGGCTCGTTTCGCTTCTTCGAGACCTATTCGATCGTCGCCTATGTCTACCTGATTCTGACGATCGGCCTGTCGCTGGCGCTCAGGGCGTTTGAGCGGCGGCTGAGAAGGGCTGAGGCGCGGTAG
- the rpsP gene encoding 30S ribosomal protein S16 encodes MALKIRLARGGSKKRPFYQIVVADARSPRDGRFLEKIGSWNPMLGKDDEKRIELNAERVSHWLAQGAQPTDRVLRFLDQAGLAKRPARNNPTKAEPGKKAQERAAEAKQKAEDAAAAAAETAAE; translated from the coding sequence ATGGCACTGAAAATTCGTCTCGCCCGTGGCGGCTCCAAGAAGCGCCCCTTCTACCAGATCGTCGTTGCCGATGCGCGCAGCCCGCGTGACGGCCGCTTCCTCGAGAAGATCGGTTCCTGGAACCCGATGCTCGGCAAGGACGACGAAAAGCGCATCGAACTGAATGCCGAGCGCGTCAGCCACTGGCTCGCCCAGGGCGCCCAGCCGACCGATCGCGTCCTGCGCTTCCTCGACCAGGCCGGCCTTGCCAAGCGTCCGGCTCGCAACAATCCGACCAAGGCAGAGCCCGGCAAGAAGGCACAGGAACGTGCCGCCGAAGCCAAGCAGAAGGCCGAAGACGCAGCCGCTGCAGCTGCGGAAACTGCCGCGGAATAA
- the rimM gene encoding ribosome maturation factor RimM (Essential for efficient processing of 16S rRNA), translating into MTTLENPVLMATIGAAQGLRGEVRVKSFTDDPTALGDYGNLHSEDGRVFEVLEIREAKNVVIVRFRGINDRTAAEALNGLELFIERDNLPDDDLDEEEFFYADLEGLEAVDGTGKSYGSVTGVFDFGAGDLLELKGPGRRPVLIPFTEWSVLEIDLEAGKMLVDPVAAGLVDDKDESLDKQFPTKRK; encoded by the coding sequence ATGACGACACTCGAAAACCCAGTCCTGATGGCGACGATCGGTGCGGCCCAAGGCCTGCGCGGCGAAGTGCGGGTAAAATCCTTCACGGACGATCCGACGGCACTTGGGGACTACGGCAACCTGCACAGCGAGGACGGGCGTGTCTTCGAGGTGCTGGAAATCCGTGAAGCCAAGAACGTGGTCATCGTCCGTTTTCGCGGCATCAACGACCGCACGGCGGCCGAGGCGCTGAACGGTCTCGAACTCTTCATCGAGCGCGACAATCTTCCCGACGACGATCTCGACGAGGAGGAGTTTTTCTATGCGGATCTCGAAGGCCTGGAAGCGGTCGACGGCACGGGCAAGAGCTACGGCTCGGTGACCGGCGTCTTCGACTTCGGCGCGGGTGATCTCCTGGAACTGAAGGGCCCCGGCCGTCGGCCGGTGCTGATCCCCTTCACCGAATGGTCGGTGCTGGAGATCGATCTCGAGGCCGGCAAGATGCTGGTCGATCCGGTCGCCGCCGGTCTCGTCGACGACAAGGACGAGAGCCTCGACAAGCAATTCCCGACGAAGCGCAAGTGA
- a CDS encoding response regulator transcription factor — MATRTILLVDDDNDLRETLIEQLSLYEEFDLLQESTAGKGIQTARARQVDLLIMDVGLPDMDGREAVKLLRKGGFKAPIIMLTGHDTDSDTILGLEAGANDYVTKPFRFAVLLARIRAQLRQHEQSEDATFSVGPYTFKPSQKLLTMENGQKIRLTEKEAAIIRYLYRAEQKVVTRDVLLEEVWGYNSGVTTHTLETHVYRLRQKIERDPSNAEILVTENGGYKIVP, encoded by the coding sequence ATGGCGACGCGCACCATCCTCCTTGTCGACGATGACAATGATCTGCGTGAGACGTTGATAGAGCAGCTTTCTCTTTACGAGGAGTTCGACCTCCTGCAGGAATCGACCGCCGGCAAAGGCATCCAGACGGCGCGCGCCCGCCAGGTGGACCTGTTGATCATGGATGTCGGCCTGCCGGACATGGATGGCCGCGAGGCGGTGAAGCTGCTGCGCAAGGGCGGGTTCAAGGCGCCGATCATCATGTTGACCGGTCACGATACCGATTCGGACACGATCCTGGGTCTCGAGGCTGGCGCCAACGACTATGTCACCAAGCCCTTCCGTTTCGCCGTGCTGCTGGCCCGCATCCGCGCCCAGCTTCGCCAGCACGAGCAGAGCGAGGACGCGACCTTCAGCGTCGGCCCCTATACATTCAAGCCGAGCCAGAAGCTGCTGACGATGGAGAACGGCCAGAAGATTCGCCTCACCGAGAAGGAGGCGGCGATCATCCGCTACCTTTACCGTGCCGAACAGAAGGTGGTTACCCGCGACGTCCTGCTCGAAGAGGTCTGGGGCTACAATTCCGGGGTGACGACGCATACGCTCGAAACACATGTCTATCGGCTGCGCCAAAAAATCGAACGCGACCCTTCCAATGCCGAGATTCTGGTGACAGAGAACGGCGGCTACAAGATCGTTCCGTAG
- the leuC gene encoding 3-isopropylmalate dehydratase large subunit, producing the protein MSAPRTLYDKIWDDHLVNSQDDGTCLLYIDRHLVHEVTSPQAFEGLRMAGRKVRAPEKTLAVVDHNVPTSPDRHLGIKNEESRIQVEALAKNAADFGVEYYSENDKRQGIVHIVGPEQGFTLPGMTIVCGDSHTSTHGAFGALAHGIGTSEVEHVLATQTLIQKKAKNMLVRVDGQLPPGVTAKDIILAIIGEIGTAGGTGHVIEFAGEAIRSLSMEGRMTVCNMTIEGGARAGLIAPDETTFEYIKNKPRAPTGKAWDMALDYWKTLHTDEGAHYDRVVVLDAASLPPIVSWGSSPEDVISVQGVVPNPDDIQDETKRTSKWRALDYMGLKPGTKITDIAVDRVFIGSCTNGRIEDLRAVAKVVEGRKVASTVSAMIVPGSGLVKEQAEAEGLDKIFREAGFDWREPGCSMCLAMNDDRLKPGERCASTSNRNFEGRQGFKGRTHLVSPAMAAAAAVAGHFVDIREWK; encoded by the coding sequence ATGAGCGCACCGCGTACCCTCTATGACAAGATCTGGGACGATCATCTGGTCAACAGCCAGGATGACGGCACCTGTCTGCTCTACATCGACCGTCACCTCGTGCACGAGGTGACGAGTCCGCAGGCCTTCGAAGGACTGCGCATGGCCGGCCGCAAGGTCCGCGCGCCAGAAAAGACGCTCGCCGTCGTCGACCACAACGTCCCGACCTCGCCGGATCGCCACCTCGGCATCAAGAACGAGGAAAGCCGCATTCAGGTCGAGGCGCTTGCCAAAAACGCCGCCGATTTCGGCGTCGAATATTATTCCGAGAACGACAAGCGCCAGGGCATCGTCCATATCGTCGGCCCAGAGCAGGGCTTTACGCTTCCGGGCATGACGATCGTCTGCGGCGACAGCCACACCTCGACGCACGGCGCCTTCGGGGCGCTGGCGCACGGCATCGGCACCTCGGAAGTGGAGCACGTGCTTGCAACCCAGACGCTGATCCAGAAGAAGGCGAAGAACATGCTGGTGCGCGTCGACGGGCAACTGCCGCCCGGCGTGACCGCCAAGGACATCATTCTCGCCATCATCGGCGAGATCGGCACGGCCGGCGGCACCGGCCACGTCATCGAATTCGCCGGCGAGGCGATCCGGTCGCTGTCGATGGAAGGCCGCATGACGGTCTGCAACATGACGATCGAAGGCGGCGCCCGCGCCGGCCTGATCGCGCCGGATGAAACGACCTTCGAATATATCAAGAACAAGCCGCGCGCCCCGACGGGCAAGGCCTGGGACATGGCGCTCGACTACTGGAAGACGCTGCACACGGACGAGGGCGCCCATTACGATCGCGTCGTCGTGCTCGACGCCGCCAGCCTGCCGCCGATCGTCTCCTGGGGCTCCTCTCCGGAAGACGTCATCTCGGTCCAGGGTGTCGTTCCGAACCCGGACGATATTCAGGACGAGACGAAGCGGACCTCGAAATGGCGTGCGCTCGACTATATGGGCCTGAAGCCGGGCACGAAGATCACCGACATCGCCGTCGACCGGGTCTTCATCGGCTCCTGCACCAATGGCCGCATCGAGGACCTGCGCGCCGTCGCCAAGGTCGTCGAGGGCCGCAAGGTCGCCTCGACCGTTTCGGCGATGATCGTGCCGGGGTCCGGCCTCGTCAAGGAACAGGCCGAGGCCGAGGGTCTAGACAAGATCTTCAGGGAAGCCGGTTTCGACTGGCGCGAGCCCGGCTGCTCCATGTGCCTGGCGATGAACGACGACCGGCTGAAGCCCGGCGAACGCTGCGCCTCGACGTCGAACCGCAACTTCGAAGGCCGCCAGGGCTTCAAGGGCCGCACCCATCTGGTCTCTCCGGCGATGGCTGCCGCCGCCGCGGTAGCGGGCCACTTCGTCGATATCCGCGAGTGGAAATAA
- a CDS encoding L,D-transpeptidase family protein: protein MRKKTSGVRSGKSTILVRAAPRDRRRALVSFDGRTEQAAIGRSGLTALKREGDGATPRATMKLIGGFVRSDRVSLPSTRLPMRGIRRDMLWCDAPDHASYNRPVRAPFAASHETMMRDDGLYDVCLVMDWNITCRRRQAGSAIFFHLIRPGYEPTQGCIAVSLPAMKRLIRHMRRGTAVRVA, encoded by the coding sequence ATGCGCAAGAAAACGTCGGGAGTAAGATCGGGGAAGTCCACCATCCTTGTCCGCGCTGCGCCGCGCGACCGCCGGCGCGCCCTTGTGAGCTTTGACGGCAGAACGGAGCAGGCGGCGATCGGGCGAAGCGGCCTCACCGCCCTGAAGCGCGAAGGAGACGGCGCGACGCCGCGGGCGACGATGAAACTGATCGGCGGCTTCGTGCGCAGCGATCGCGTTTCCCTGCCGTCGACCCGGCTGCCGATGCGCGGGATCCGCCGCGACATGCTCTGGTGCGACGCGCCGGACCATGCATCCTATAACCGCCCAGTGAGGGCGCCGTTTGCCGCGAGCCACGAGACGATGATGCGGGACGACGGGCTTTACGACGTCTGTCTGGTCATGGACTGGAACATCACCTGCAGACGGCGGCAAGCGGGCTCGGCGATATTCTTCCACCTCATTCGCCCCGGCTACGAGCCGACGCAAGGCTGTATCGCCGTCAGCCTGCCGGCGATGAAACGGCTGATCCGGCACATGCGTCGGGGAACGGCAGTCAGGGTCGCCTAG
- a CDS encoding MarR family winged helix-turn-helix transcriptional regulator, with translation MLVRFDKQERLYKAIKLVRPVHLNVSRTFEKMLEGAGITVAERAVLELICEAPVTVPEAARRLAMKRQFVQRVAAGLIRKGLVEKKPNPEHRRAGFCAPSPAGRDLFHGVHQRELEMLRGVLGDINQTEVVVALRVMTRIDTAFAVLARQAGEKEEGL, from the coding sequence ATGCTCGTCCGATTCGACAAACAGGAACGCCTCTACAAGGCAATCAAGCTCGTCCGTCCGGTTCATCTCAACGTCAGCAGGACGTTCGAGAAGATGCTCGAGGGCGCCGGGATCACGGTTGCCGAGCGTGCCGTGCTGGAACTCATCTGCGAGGCGCCGGTGACGGTGCCGGAGGCAGCCAGGCGGCTAGCGATGAAGCGCCAGTTCGTGCAGCGCGTCGCCGCCGGCCTCATCAGGAAAGGGCTGGTCGAGAAGAAGCCCAATCCCGAGCACCGGCGGGCCGGTTTCTGCGCACCAAGCCCAGCCGGCAGGGATCTTTTTCACGGCGTCCATCAGCGCGAGCTCGAAATGCTGCGGGGCGTCCTCGGCGACATCAACCAGACCGAGGTGGTCGTGGCTCTGAGAGTCATGACGCGGATTGATACCGCCTTTGCAGTGCTTGCCCGGCAGGCCGGCGAGAAGGAGGAGGGCCTGTGA
- a CDS encoding chorismate mutase, with product MLDPEIKEELASYRQSIDNIDAALVHMLAERFRCTKAVGVLKAKHKLPPADPAREEYQIERLRHLAKDANLDPDFAEKFLNFIIKEVIRHHEAIAADRSQPAGSAGTTTRSA from the coding sequence ATGCTTGATCCCGAGATCAAAGAGGAATTGGCGAGCTACCGGCAGTCGATCGACAACATCGATGCCGCGCTCGTCCACATGCTGGCCGAACGGTTCCGCTGCACCAAGGCGGTCGGCGTTCTGAAAGCCAAGCACAAGCTGCCGCCGGCCGATCCGGCGCGCGAAGAATACCAGATCGAACGCCTTCGCCATCTGGCCAAGGACGCCAATCTGGATCCGGATTTCGCCGAGAAGTTTCTGAACTTCATCATCAAGGAAGTCATCCGGCATCATGAAGCCATCGCCGCCGATCGCTCGCAGCCCGCGGGCAGCGCCGGCACCACCACCCGTTCCGCTTGA